GTTTTGCAAACTGTGCAGTCAAAGATTGCCAGGCTGATAAAGTCCTTCAATGTTTAATAAAGGATACCTTTTATCTTGCAACTCAATTTAATGCCACATATCCAACAATTCAATTATAACTAGCAGGCATTAGAATATAtttgcaaattttaaaaaaatttcctgaCAAACTTCCAAAAATCATGTTACGCTCACACCATTCTCTTGCATGCATTTTCTCCATCCTACCATTTCATCCCACTCCAAACCAACTTGTGTACACGTTCTTCCTTCCTATATTTGCCTAGATCTCTTGACAGTATTGCCACTAATACTACACAGTacacagaaagagagagagagagagacctttaCTTGCTCCCTTGTCGACCACTGAAATAGTTGTAACTGGTTGCTGAGACGCATTCTTTTCGGATGGCAGAGAATCAGACACCATAACTACATCCTTCGGTGCCTCTGTAGTTTGAGAGGGTTCCTCCACTGATTTTTTTGTAACTGGTTGCTGAGGTTCATTCTTTTCGGATGGCAGAGAATCTGAAACCATATCTACATCCGTTGATGCCTCAGTAGGTTGAGGCTTTCCAACAGAACTGGTTGTCACTGGTTGATCCGGCCCATTCTTTTCCAAGGGCAGAGAATCAGACAACATATCTGCGTCCCTCGGTGCTTCTGTAGGTTGTGGTGGCTCTCTCACTGAATCTGATGGAACTGGTTGCTGAAGCTCATTCTTTTCGGCTGATGGAGAATCAGAAACCATATGTACATCTTTTAATGCCTCTGCAGGTTGAGAAGGCTCTCCTACCGAAGTTCTCTCTTGTGGCTCCTCCCCAGAGCTTGGTGGAAGCTCCACCTTGGATGTTAAATTGTCTGATTCCTTCATAGTACTTTGTGGGTGGTCTTTTGGAACATCTGAATTGCTAGTATCATCCAAATTATGTCGTCTAACTTCCTCACAAGAAGCTTTAACATCTTGTTCCTTTGCAGCATGTGGTTTCCCAGTGGATTCACCATTCTGAGTTTCTTCAGGAGCACAAtctttaattttcttgttattGTGGCCATTAGATAAATCTGTGTCATCCAACACTGACGGTGAATTATCCCCTTTCACGTTTCTGCCTTCCAGGTTTCGATCTTCCTGAGCATCCCTGTGAACAATTTCAAGCAACACAGCAAATATCTCAATGACATCAGAATATACTCAGAAACTTCCAAAGAAATATAAGCTCCACATAAAGTATAATACCTCTCAGAACCAATCAATTCTTTCTTGTCATCTGGTGGATCTTCCAAAAGAACACAGTGTCTAGCAGCCAGCTGAATGCCAGGAGAACTGCCAGATATGGATTTTAATGAACTGTGAGCTGAAGCAATCGCAACATCAGGTCCTACCAGTCGTGCCAGAAAAACTGCCTGTAAAAGAGAGCAACTAGTGTAATATAACAAGAGTTATGGAAGGCAAAAGCGTGACTGGTATGTTTTACTCATTGAGATGTGAGATATAAAGCCTCAAGGTATTCAAAATATTCAGTACATACACATATAATTCTATATGTATAATTTTGGACATCATATTGGAATTATTTCATTTAAGTATGTTCTAAAAAGTACTTAAATGTGTTAATATGGAAATTTGGGTAGTTCAATGAGATCATTTCCATGAATTGTAGACCAGATAGATTACTTATAAATCACTGTGATGCCCTCCAAATGCGCCCTAACAGATAGGCTTTAACTTTCTCCAGATATTCATTCAACTTACCAATGCCATGGCAGGGTTTCCCACTTCAGCAAACGAAAGTTGGTTATCAGGTGCTGGAGGATAACCAACAGCTTCAAATGCTTCTCTAAGAGCCTTTAGTGCCCAGTTTTCACCCACATCCTGATCACCTTTCACTTCACTGGTCTCTTCTGGTCCCAAAGTTTCCTGATCAACATTTACTTCACTTGCATCTTCCGGCCTTGATTCCTCACCAACCTTCACTTCACTTGTATCTTCTGCATTTGAAGTTTCCATTGGGGAAGTCAGAGGCTGACCCTCGCTAGCACCAGTCTTAATTTCCTTTGATTCAGGAGCATCTTTAGGGACAGATGAATCATTATTGGTGAAAGCTGGGTCTGCAATTTCTTTGGAACTTGCATCAATATCAACATCACAATCGATAAATGTATCCTCAATTGGCATTTGAAGAAAATGCAATATACATTGCGCTTTTGTCTTTGTGGCAACATGTTCTGCAATCTCATTCCAGTTTTCTTTATAAAGTTCCAGTGCTTCAAGGAGAAGGAGCGTCTCCTGATCTGTCCATTTCCCACTGCTTAACCCAGGAGCTTCAGCAGGTTCCATGAGAATAAAATCCAATGAGGACATACCAGAACCAAATTTTCCATTATTAAAGCAATCAGAACATAGATCAAAATCTGCCTGTCAAGGATGAATGTGATCAATTAGTAGAGTTGACATTGGTGTATGGAAACTATGattagtgaaaataaataaatacataagtCATCAAATCTTTCTTCATCAAATAgaggactaatttttttttaccattacATGAAACtcattatatatgaaattaCATTGTCCACTACTTTATTGCTAAAAGTGGCAGATGAACGGGATTGCATCATGTATAAATGAATTCACAGATGGTGAAAGACCTTATCTAGCTGTCATTATCCAGGCCTTTTTAATTCTACGCCTCCTAAAAGTTGGGATAGTCAAAATTGTTGAGATCTCTTGGATTTACAAGAGAGAGTAGGATAAATTGACTTTTATTTATGATTCAACCACTTAAGATTTCAAAAACTTTGAAAACGATGGAAGATATATTCAAAACATCAATCCAACTCAAGCAAAACAAATATAGAGAGAGATTCTGGACATTCAAAAATACATCTCAACTCATGTAGATAGCAAGTTAAGGCAGCATTGCAGAATGGGAACTCAAACGCAAGTGAAGATTGAGTTCAACAAATTGTTTCTGTCATGATTAACATACcatataatacaatttttcaaaaagacaGAACTTTTATGGAACAACGAACCTGCTTCTGGCAATGGTAGCGCTTGCGAGAGCAATCAGCTGAACAAGAGTTGCAGTGGTACTCAACTGATGGCCCCTCGGCCCTTGCCAACTCTTCAGCAATCGCAGACTCTGGAAAAAACCCAGATGGCACAGCTGGAGTTGTCAAATTAGTCTTCGGAACAACATGCAGATACAATTCTGGTGTTTCAAAGCGAAAGAGTTTTTCAACCAAGGAATCCGTTTTAGCTGCCCCGTCATTGTCAGCACAGGGCAAAACGGAATCTGTTGGTGGGAAAGGATGGAAATTAATCAAACCCCAGTGATCCAAAAACTCCATCACCTCTTGCCTTGCTTCCAAGTCTCCAACTTCAAGCTCTGGAATGTCTTTCAATTCAATTTGTGTGTTTGGATTTGAATGGAATTTCTTCATAATCCAATTACGTATCTCCATATACATATTAGGTGTCCGAGCCTCAGACTTCCCATTAAAGAAAGAAGGCAATGTGTGCTCCTCAACAGGATGAACTTTTGTCCATGAAAACCAACCTGAAAGCCAAAAGGAGGAAATAtgctttaattaaaaaaaataataataattgttttgCCTCAAATGATCAAAACTTAAAtctgcttttaaaaaaaaacaaaacctcaACATATATGCACACTTCATTTAGATCCTTAGAGCATCTGTATAGAATTCTCTATTCCTGAGCTAAAATTTGGCTAgaaaattcacttttttttagtttaactaGCAACTTTACAAAAGCATCACACAGTAAACTCTCTAAATCTCActctattctatttaaatataatttttattctaaCCGTTTTCCCCTTTCCCAATTCTCCCATCTACCAAACAAAACCCATATCAACAAAACCTGAGATTCAGAGAAGCTTGCAAGTTTTGCTTTGGTCTTCAGATTCTGGCTCCCGCTTCTGCTTCAAGCTTCGCCTTGCACTGGTAAAAACTTGATGGATGGTAGAGtggaagagagagaggcagGGCGGGGTAGTTtgggaaagaaaacaaaactcaATCTAGAAATGAAATAGAAATCGCACAAAACAAACAGATCTAAAAGAACTCAACACTTTTACAACGGAATGTATTAGTTTGTGGGCTTTTGGTGCCGTTGGTGAAGAAGGATTATGTGGCGCCAAGGAGGGAGAGatgagagagcgagagagatgaAATGAATATAAAATGGGAGGAAATTCTTTGGCGAAAGATTTTTGTTCAGTATATTTGGAGAGGGTTCTGACAGAAGCTAAATTGGGGAGAGAACTGCCGAGCTTGATAAAGGGAGGTTTTTGTGAAATTTAGCCAAAATTTGGCTAAAACACACTTTTGAAGAGCTCAATACAGATGCTCTTAATGGAACTATACACGCTTGAGAAAAAAAGTAACTACACTTTGTTGTTTTAAAATTCAGAGACTCCAAAACAAGACGAAGACATGAAATGCAGAACTTCCTTTTCCATTCCTTTCCTCACATTTCTAGGCAACCAACCAGAGTGTATGCAACCGTTTACAAAACTATCTAATAGGAACCCTGCACAAGCATTTTCATAACAAATTCCCAACATTAAGGCTCTCTAAACTTTCCAAGATGGTGAAACTATTGGATAATCAAGAAAACAGAAACCTGAAATCAAATTCGCCTAACGCAGACGAATGTGGCTCAGCTAAAGTGAAATTCTTCACCTTTacagaattcaaatcaattgTAAACAAAAGCATCAAAAAGCAAACAGAGGGAAACAAGCTTGACGTCATTTGGAACTCGAAAATTCGAATCCCAACTTAACTAAGCGTGACAAAGAGGAACTTCGTAACTAACTTAAGCTGTCGTTCTTCATTTTTGGAAAACCAAACTAACAATTGAAttcaaaattacatttttctttcttttcctcacTTTTCACAGCATCCAAACAACAAATTTCCTGCCGAAAACGTAaacaaattagggtttcaaACACCAAAACTCACCGCAATGACTGGGAACCACGTGAGCATTAGCGCCACGAGATCTGACAGCCTCAAGCTCAGCTTCCATCGCAGCCTCCAAAGCCACCAGCTCGCTCTTCTTGCTCAGCTCCTCCGCCGCAGCCGCAGCCATCGCCTGCTCATTAGGCTTCTTCGCCGGGGCCGCCGCTCCCCCCTGCGGAGCTAGAGCTGACGCGGCGAGGTTGTTGGGGCCTTGGCGCGCCCTGGTCAACGGGCCGTTGTGGATCGGAGGGTGGGACAGCGAGGCCTTCTCGCGTGTGATTCGTTTCGAAAGCGCGGATGAAAAGTTCGACGCGCCGAAGTTGCTGGCCTTTCTTTTCTGGGCCCCGGATCGGCGCCGCGACGAGGACGGCTCCGAAGCCGGCGATTCGGCGCCAACCGCCGGTGCAGTCCCGGCTTCGCTGCGCTTCTCTTCCATTACGAGGGCTCGTTCTCACTGTTTGTGATTGGAGCGTATGGTATGGTTTCAGTGCGAGTGTTCGATATACACCATTTTCTGTGGATCGTCAATGCCCAGGATTGTTTTACACCTTCCACGGAAGGTGAAAGAATTTCATTTGGTAATCGCGGGGTAGATGTGCTGGAGAAAGCAAAAATGATTCTGGGAAAAAGATTTTGTGCTTGTGTGCGGCGGTGGTGCAGGATAGTTGTTGCGGCTTCATGGATTTGGGTGGGTGTGGAGGATGGAGCGTTAATTTATGCCgttgatttttttggggatCCGGATCAATATCCTTGTTATCTGGAATTGTGATACTGATATCACACATGTACAGATGTACAGCAACAAATAACAGTCGATATTTACGAAACAACGGGGCAATTACGACAGTTGTTAACCGATAAATAAACTGGAACGCATAtaagaattaaaataagagaattactaaTATACACTGGTGATGGTCCATGGTcctcaaaattacaaaaatagacATAGTTATGATTGGATAAAATAACTATTCACTACGAAAAAGAATAATTGTCAAGAGAAGAATGTGATATTCTCATGTTAAAGAACAATATTCTATGGTAAGGGCATTTATATCCCGCTAGCTACTCTTTAACTAATGTAgttcaagtatatatatatattttattttaattatttacattttcaaaacagttatatctctttctttctttttttttttatttactttcactattctatttaaatattatttatttattcattctttCCACCGTccaacctaatttttattcatCTCATTTTGAAATGAATAATGCTACTATTCACACTCATTTCACACCGACTAACATGttatattttaaatagtt
The sequence above is drawn from the Alnus glutinosa chromosome 11, dhAlnGlut1.1, whole genome shotgun sequence genome and encodes:
- the LOC133881572 gene encoding SWI/SNF complex subunit SWI3D yields the protein MEEKRSEAGTAPAVGAESPASEPSSSRRRSGAQKRKASNFGASNFSSALSKRITREKASLSHPPIHNGPLTRARQGPNNLAASALAPQGGAAAPAKKPNEQAMAAAAAEELSKKSELVALEAAMEAELEAVRSRGANAHVVPSHCGWFSWTKVHPVEEHTLPSFFNGKSEARTPNMYMEIRNWIMKKFHSNPNTQIELKDIPELEVGDLEARQEVMEFLDHWGLINFHPFPPTDSVLPCADNDGAAKTDSLVEKLFRFETPELYLHVVPKTNLTTPAVPSGFFPESAIAEELARAEGPSVEYHCNSCSADCSRKRYHCQKQADFDLCSDCFNNGKFGSGMSSLDFILMEPAEAPGLSSGKWTDQETLLLLEALELYKENWNEIAEHVATKTKAQCILHFLQMPIEDTFIDCDVDIDASSKEIADPAFTNNDSSVPKDAPESKEIKTGASEGQPLTSPMETSNAEDTSEVKVGEESRPEDASEVNVDQETLGPEETSEVKGDQDVGENWALKALREAFEAVGYPPAPDNQLSFAEVGNPAMALAVFLARLVGPDVAIASAHSSLKSISGSSPGIQLAARHCVLLEDPPDDKKELIGSERDAQEDRNLEGRNVKGDNSPSVLDDTDLSNGHNNKKIKDCAPEETQNGESTGKPHAAKEQDVKASCEEVRRHNLDDTSNSDVPKDHPQSTMKESDNLTSKVELPPSSGEEPQERTSVGEPSQPAEALKDVHMVSDSPSAEKNELQQPVPSDSVREPPQPTEAPRDADMLSDSLPLEKNGPDQPVTTSSVGKPQPTEASTDVDMVSDSLPSEKNEPQQPVTKKSVEEPSQTTEAPKDVVMVSDSLPSEKNASQQPVTTISVVDKGASKGEDQIEDGKIVKPEIIERKNENKFDKVKRAAITAVSAAAVKGKLLANQEEDHIRQLAAFLIEKQLHKLETKLAFFNEMEHVLMRVREQLDRSRQRLYHERAQIIAARLGAPASSSRAMPPSLPTNRIATNFANSVARMPMSMTSQRPPILRPMGTVASSPSNPFASNTAAGSSVGPPGQDKLYSVGTK